In Prosthecodimorpha staleyi, the DNA window TCATCCTGCGCCCGCTGGTGCTGGAATGCGTCGACCCGGCCTTCCTGCGCTCGGTCTCACATGCCGGGGCGCGCGTCCATTTCACCTTCATGGCGCTCGTCGTCATGAACTTGGTCGGCGGCTTCCACGCCCTCGGAACCCTGCTCGCCGTCGGCATCATGATGCTGCCCGCCGCCGCCGCGCGGCTCTGGACCAACGACCTGAGCGGCCTGATCGGCATTTCGGTCGTCATCGCGGGACTGTCGAGCATCGGCGGGCTGCTGCTGTCCTATCACCTCAGCCTGCCCTCCGGGCCGGCCATCATCCTCGTCGCCGGCGGGGCCTATGCCCTGTCGCTCGTCTTCGGCCGTGCCGGCGGGGCGATCCGTCACCTTCTGCCGGCCCGGCATCTGGAAGCCTGACACCCCTCCGGGCCCGCCCGAAGGCCCCGCCCGGACGCCCAGGCGCTTCGCATATCGGAGGTACCCATGACTGGAATTGTTCGTCGCTCCGTCCTCGGCGCAGCGGCCTCGATGGCTGCTGCCCTCGTCGTCCTGCCGCTCGGCGCCGGCCCGACCCGCGCCGCCGATCCGATCCCCGTCGTCGCCACCTTCTCGATCCTCGGCGATTTCGTGCGCCAGGTCGGCGGCGACCGGGTCGCCGTCAAGATCCTGGTCGGTCCGAACGGCGACGCCCATGTATACAACCCGACTCCGGCCGACGCCAAGTCGGTCGCCGGCGCCAAGGTCGTCTTCGTCAACGGCCTCGGCTTCGAAGGCTGGATGCAGCGCCTGGTCAAGGCCTCCGGCACCAAGGCCCCGATCGTCACTGCCACCACCGGCATCACACCGCGCGAGATGGCCGATGACGACGACGATCACGATCACGACCCAAAGGCCAAGGCCAAGGGCAAGGACGCCCATGCCGGGCACGACCACGGCGCCACCGACCCGCATGCCTGGCAGTCGGTCGCCAATGCCAAGACCTATATCGCCAATGTCCGCGACGGCCTGATCGCGGCCGATCCGGACGGCAAGGCGACCTACGAGGCCAATGCCGGCGCCTATCTGGCCAAGCTCGAGACCCTCGAGGCCGACGTGAAAGGCGCGATCGAGAAGATCCCCGCCTCCGAGCGCCGCGTGCTGACCTCGCATGACGCCTTTGGCTATTTCTCCGGCGCCTACGGCATCACCTTCCTGGCGCCGCAGGGCATCTCGACCGAAGCCGAGGCGACTGCCAAGGACGTGGCCAAGCTGATCCGCCAGATCAAGAAGGAGAAGGTCAAGGCCGTGTTCATCGAGAACATGACCGACGGCCGCATCGTGGAGCGCATCGCCAAGGAGACCGGCATCCGGCTCGGCGGGTCGATCTACTCCGACTCGCTCTCCCCTGAAACTGGACCGGCGGCCACCTATATCGATATGGTCCGCCACAACGTGAAGCTCCTGACTGCCGCCATGGCCGGGGCCTGAGGCCCGACCGGACCGGTACGCCGGACGCTTCGCATGACCGACCTTCGAGCCCCGGCCCGTCCGGGGCTCGCTCCATTTGCCGAAGAGGCCAAAGCTCATGTCTGCTGCGCCCATCTCCTCCGCAACCGCGACCGCCCCCATCCCCGTCACCGTGCTGACCGGCTATCTCGGCGCCGGCAAGACGACGCTCCTCAACCGAATCCTGACCGAGGACCACGGCAAGAAATACGCCGTGATCGTCAACGAGTTCGGCGAAGTGGGCATCGACAACGACCTCGTCGTGGACACCGACGAGGAAGTCTTCGAGATGAACAACGGCTGCATCTGCTGCACCGTGCGCGGCGACCTGATCCGCATCATCGAAGGCCTGATGAAGCGCAAGGGCAGCTTCGACGGCATCCTGATCGAGACGACCGGTCTCGCCGACCCGGCGCCGGTGGCGCAGACCTTCTTCATGGACGACGACGTGCGCGCCCGCACCCGGCTCGACGCCATCGTCACCGTGGTCGATGCGCTGAACCTTGCCAGCCGGCTCGACGATGCGCCGGAGGCCGAGGACCAGGTCGCCTTCGCGGACGTGATCCTGCTCAACAAGGTCGATCTGGTCACGCCCGAGCAGCTCGCCCGCGTGCGCAGCGACATCCGCGCCATCAACCCCTATGCGCGCGTCATCGAGACCGAGCGCTGCAAGGTCGATCTCGGCGAGATCCTCGACAAGGGCGCCTTCGACCTCACCCGCATCCTGTCGGTCGATCCGGACTTCCTGGTCGACGACCATCACCACCACAACGAGGACGTCCGCTCCATCTCGCTCAAGGCGGGCGACCTGGACCCGGAAAAGTTCTTCGACTTCGTCAACCGCGAGACCCAGGCGCAGGGCCCCAACATCCTGCGGCTCAAGGGCATCCTGGCCTTCAAGGACGATCCGGACCGCTATGTCGTGCAGGGCGTGCACATGATCGTCGAGGGCGACCACCAGCGCCCCTGGAAGGCCGACGAGCCGCGCGAGAGCCGGCTGGTGTTCATCGGTCGCGATCTGGACTGGGCCGGCCTGCGGACCGGCTTCGAAGCCTGCCGGATCGCCGCCTGACGTGTCGGCCCCACTGACGCCGGCATTCGGCTCGCGACGGCCACTCCTCCGCCCCGGATCGGTTCGCGCCGGACGGGGTCGGATCGGGACGGCCGGCGCGAAAAGACGAGATCCGGTGCCGCCATGCCGCTGCCGGGCGTTGTCCTGACGCCCCGAAGAGGCCAAAAGGGGATGGCAGACGGCACGGGCCGGCGCGGCATCATCCGCCCGCCGGATTCCATCCGCCGCTGCCGACCTACCAGCCTCCGCCGACCCGCCAGCCTCCCCCCGACCCAACCGCATCCCCCACCGCCCGGATCCCCGCCTTGCCCCGTCTGACCCCTCTTGCCCTCCCCGCCTATGTGGTTGCCGTCACCCCTCTCGGCGGGCGCACGGCCTTCGCGCTTGGTGACGGTTCCGTCCATCTCGGCAACGACGCGGCGGATCTGCGCGCCGTCCAGGTCCATGACGGCGGCATCCTGGCGGCCGTGCCGGCGCCCGACGGCAAATCGCTGATCACCGCCGGCGACGACGGCCGCGTGATGGCGACCGATGCCGAGGGCGCGACCACGCTTCTGTTCGAGAAGAAGGGCAAGTGGATCGACCAGCTCGCCTGCGGGCCGCAGGGCGCGGTCGCCTTCGCCAGCGGACGGATGGCCTGGGTGCGGCTGTCCGACGGCAAGGTGGTCGAGTTCCCGCACGAAAAGGCGGTCGGCGGCGTCGCCTTCCTGCCCAAGGGTTTGCGGCTGGCGACCGCGACGGTCGACAAGGCGATCCTGCATTGGGTGACCGCCAAGGGCGCCCCGGCCGAACTCGGCTGGAAGGGCGCCCATACCGGCATCACGGTCTCGCCGGACGGCCGCTTCCTGGTCACCACCATGCAGGAGATGGCCCTGCACGGCTGGCGCATCGAGGACGGCAAGCACATGCGCATGACCGGCTATCCGGCCAAGGTGAAGTCGGTCTCCTGGAGCCCGAAGGGCCGCTGGCTCGCCACTGCCGGCGCCAATGCGGCCATCCTCTGGCCGTTCAGCGCCAAGGACGGGCCGATGGGCAAGCCGCCCCTGCAGCTCGGCCCCTATCCGAAGCTCGCCACCCAGGTCGCCTGCCACCCGACCGAGGAGGTCGTCGCGATCGGCTACCAGGACGGCATGGTGCTAGCGGTCCGCTTCGGCGACCAGGCCGAGGTCGCCATGCGCCACCCGAGCGGCGAGCCGGTCTCCGCACTCGCCTGGAGCCCGGACGGCATGACGCTCGCCATCGGCACGGAGAGCGGCGCGGCCGGGCTGGTCGACATCGGCGCCGCGTGACGCTCGCGCTCGGTACCATTCCGTAACGGCTTTGCGGCAGCATGACGGTCCGTCCCGGATTTCGCGTCTGGACGCCTGCGTCGGGAGCCACCCATGCCGGATGTCGCGTCACGCCTCGTCGATCGGATCGCCGCCCACTGGGTCGCCGCCGCCTTGGCCTCGGGCGTGATCTTCGGGCTGTCCGCGCTGGTGCTGCAGCCGCTGCTGCCCGCGGCGATCGGGCTCGTGCTGCTGGCCGGGCCGGCCTACATGCTGCATCAGGTCGAGGAACATGCCGGCGACCGGTTCCGCCGCTTCGTCAACGAGCGGGTGTTCGGCGGCGTCGAGGCGCTGACCACAACCGACGTACTGGTCATCAACCTGCCCGGCGTCTGGGGGATCAATCTGGCGGCGCTCTACGGGGCCGTGCTGGCGGCACCCGGCTGGGGCCTGGCGGCGGCCTATCTGATGGTGGTCAACGCCGTCAGCCACATCGCCATGGCGGTCCGGCTCAAGGCCTACAATCCGGGCCTGGTCACCGCGATCCTCTTGTTCCTGCCGATCGGTGGCCTCGCCCTGTTCCGCACGCCGGCCGGGATCGGCGAACATCTCGCCGGCCTCGGCATCGCGCTCGCCATCCATGCCGCAATCGCCCTCAACGCGCTGCGCCGCGCCCGCAAGGCGCGCAATCCCTGACAGCGCGCCTTGCGCGCCAGCCCTGAACGCCGCTCCCCCCGGACACGCAACGCTGCGCGTCGGCCGGCACAGCCCGCTCAGTCTGCGACGGGCCGCGGGCCCTTCGCCGGGTCGCCATCCGTCAAGGTCGGCTTCCAGCGCGTCAGCGTCAGCGCATTGGTGACCACCGAGACGGAGCTCAGCGCCATGGCGGCGCCGGCCAGTGCCGGGGTCAGATAGCCGAGGGCGGCGAGCGGCACGCCGACGACATTGTAGGCGAAGGCCCAGAACAGGTTCTGCCGGATCTTGGCCCAGGTCGCCCGCGCGATCTCCAAGGCGGCCGGCACGAGGCGCGGATCGGGCCGCATCAGGGTGATGCCGGCGGTCTCCAGGGCCACGTCGGCGCCGGTACCGATGGCGATGCCGACATCGGCGGCGGCGAGCGCGGGCGCATCGTTGATGCCGTCTCCGACCATGGCGACGATCCGCCCGTCCCGGCGCATCGCCCCGATCGCCGCGGCCTTGCGCTCGGGCGGCACCGGGCCTTCGACACCGTCCAGGCCGAGCGCCGCACCGACCGCGGCGGCGACCGGGGCGGCGTCGCCGGTCAGCATGCGGCAGGCGATGCCGCGCGCCTGCAGGGCGGCCACGGCGGCGCGCGAGTCCGGGCGGATCGGGTCGGCCATGGCGATCAGCCCGACCGCCTCGCCGTCGCGCGCGACCGTCACCACCGTCTTGGCCTCGGCCTCGAGCCGGGCCAACTCCTTGGCATAGAGGCGCGTGTCGACGGCCAGTTCGGCCATCAGGGCGGCATTGCCGATCGCGACGCGGCGGCCGTCGACAACCGCCGTCACGCCGCGCCCGGTCACCGCCCGGGCCTCACGCGCCGGCGACAGCACGAGGCCTTTGAAGAAGGCCGCCGCCACCATGGCCTTGGCGAGCGGATGCTCGCTCGCCGCCTGGACGCTGGCGGCCAGCCGCAGCATGTCGTCGCCCCGTCCGCCGAACACGACCACATCGGTCACGGCCGGATGCCCGGCGGTCAGCGTGCCGGTCTTGTCGAACACCACCACATCGACCGCATGGGCCCGTTCCAGCGCCTCGATATCCTTGATCAGGATGCCGGCCTTGGCAGCGGCCCCGGTGCCGGCGACCAGAGCGGCCGGGGTGGCGAGACCGAGCGCACACGGGCAGGCGATGACCAGCACCGAGACGGCGGCCACGAAGGCGGCCTCCGTGTCGGCGCCGACCAGCACCCAGCCGGCGAAGGTGGCGAGTGCGACCGCCACGATCACCGGCACGAACAGCGCCGCGACCCGGTCGACCAGCTTCTGCACCGGCGCCTTGGCGATCTGCGCCTGCTCGACCAGCCGGGCGATGCGTGCCAGCACGGTGTCCTCGCCGACCGCGCGCACCGTCACGGTCAGGGCGCCCGAGCCGTTGATGGTGCCGGCCGTGACCTTGTCGCCGGGCCCCTTGGCGACCGGCAGGCTCTCGCCCGTGACCAGCGATTCGTCGAGCTCGCTCGCCCCCTCCTCGACCAGGCCGTCGGCGGCGACCCGCTCGCCCGGCTTGACCAGGATGCGGTCGCCGGCGCGGAGATCGTCGATCGAGACGGTTTCCTGCACATCGCCGGCGAGCCGGATGGCGGTATCGGGCCGCAGGGCCATCAGGCTGGCAACGGCGGCCGAGGCCGCACGCCGGGCGCGCGCCTCCATCAGCTTGCCGGCCAGGATCAGGGTCAGGATGGTGGCCGAACCCTCGAAATAGAGATGGCCGGCCGCGTGCTCGCCATGGGTGGCGATCATGGCGACGGAGAACAGATAGGCGGCCGTGGTACCGAGCGCGACCAGCACGTCCATGTTGGCGGAGAAGCCGCGCAGGGCCTTGAAGGCGCCGACATAGAAGCGCCAGCCGGCAATGATCTGGACCGGCGTGGCGAGTGCCAGCTGCAGGGTCGGGGTCAGCCAGTGGGCATGCGCCCCCCAGGCCATCGGCACCATGCCGACCACGAAAGGCAGCGTCAGCACCGCGGAGATGGCGAAGACCACGAGCGTGCGCCGCTCCTCCGCGCGCCGCTCGGCGGTCGCCGCCTCCAGGGCCTGCCGCCGCGCCCGGGCGGCCTCGGCGCGCAGCGTCGCGCCATAGCCGGCCCGCTCCACCGCCGCCACCAGCGCGGCCCCCTCGACACCCGGTGCCCGCACCTCGGCCGTCTCAAGGGCGAGGTTGACGGTCGCCTGTTTGACGCCGGGCACGCGCGACAGCACCTTCTCGATGCGCACCGCGCAGGCCGAGCAGGTCATGCCGGTCAGGTCGAGCACGACCGGGTCGGCGGACCGGTCGCGCGCGCCGGCACCGGACGGCGGGACGACGGCGGGGGCTGGGGCGGGCGCGGTCATGGACGGTTCCTGTCTGGTCTTCGGGTCCGCTCACCCAGGTAAGGTTTCCCCTCGGGGCAAGGTCAAGGGGCAAGCGTCGCCTCCGCACGAGACCCATGCGGGATTGTCCTCATGCGCGCGACCGCCCCGCGTCTGGTGCGCGTTGACGCCCGGCTACCACGCATGACAGCCTGAGCAAAACGCCCGGGCTGCCGGCAACGTTCCGGGAGGAAACAGCATGCCGCGCAATGCGGTCACACTCGACGACAAATACGACCTCTCGGCCGAGCGGGTCTTCGTCTCGGGCACGCAGGCGCTCGTCCGCCTGACGCTGATGCAGAAGGAACGCGACCGCCGCGCCGGGCTGAACACCGCCGGCTACGTGACCGGCTACCGCGGCTCGCCGCTCGGCGGGCTCGACCAGCAATTCGCCCGCGCCGTCAAGGTGCTGGCCCCCGCCGACGTGAAGTTCGAGGCCGCCATCAACGAGGACCTTGCCGCCACCGCGCTGTGGGGTTCGCAGCAGTTGGAAGTGCGCGGCCAGGGCCGCTTCGATGGCGTCTTCGGCATCTGGTACGGCAAGGGACCGGGCGTCGACCGGTCCGGCGACGTGTTCCGCCACGCCAATCTGGCCGGCACCTCGCCGCATGGCGGCGTCATCGCCCTAATGGGCGACGACCACACCTGCGAGAGCTCGACCACGGCGCATCATTCCGAATACGCCATGGTCGACGCCATGATGCCGGTGCTCAACCCGGCCGGCGTGCAGGAGATCCTGGATTTCGGCCTCTATGGCTGGGCGCTGTCGCGTTATGCCGGCGTCTGGGTCGGGCTGAAATGCGTCAAGGACACGGTCGAATCGACCGCGGTCGTCGACGGCCGCGTCGACCGCGTCGCCCCCGTGGTACCGGCCGGCCACGCCCTGCCGCCGGGCGGATTGCATCTGCGGCCGCAGGACCATCCGCTCGCCCAGGAGGCGCGGCTGCACGAGGACAAGATGCCGGCGGTGCTCGCCTGGCTCGCCGCCAACCGGCTCGACCGGATCGTGATGGCCGGCGGCCGGGCGCCGCGCATCGGCGTGGTGGCGGCCGGCAAGAGCTGGCTCGACGTGCTGCAGGCGCTCGACGATCTCGGCATCGACGAGGTCCGCGCCGGCGAACTCGGCCTGCGGCTCTACAAGGTCGCCTGCACCTGGCCGCTGGAGCCGACCGGCCTCGCCCGCTTCGCCGAGGGGCTCGACCTGATCATCGTGGTCGAGGAAAAGCGCGCGCTGATCGAAACCCAGATCAAGGACCAGCTCTACGGCCGTCGCGCCGCGCCCCAGATCGTCGGCAAGCGCGACGAGGCCGGGCACTGGCTGTTCCCGTCCAAGGGTGCGCTCGACACCAACGACATCGCGGTGGCGATCGGCGAACGCATCCTGTGCCATGCCGACGATGCCGACATCCGCGCCCGCGTCGCCCGGCTCGCCGAGGCGCAACGCGTGCTGGCGGCGATCGAGCCGGTCGCGCTGCGCACGCCCTATTTCTGCGCCGGCTGCCCGCATTCCACCTCCACCCGGGTGCCCGAGGGCCATCGCGCCTATGCGGGCATCGGCTGCCATTTCATGGCCCAGTGGATGGACCGCGCCACCGAGGGCTACACCCACATGGGCGGGGAAGGCGCCAACTGGATCGGCGAGGCGCCCTTCTCGAAGGAAACCCATATCTTCCAGAATCTCGGCGACGGCACCTACAACCATTCCGGCTCGATGGCACTCAGGGCCGCCAAGGCCGCCGGCGTCAACATCACCTACAAGATCCTCTACAACGACGCCGTCGCGATGACCGGCGGCCAGGCCCATGACGGTGGCCTGACGATCGCCGACATCGCCCGCCAGGTCGCCGCCGAGGGCGCCGTCCGGGTCGCGGTGGTCACCGACGAGCCGGACAAGTATCCGCCGGATACCGGCTTCCCGCCCTTCACGACGATCGACCACCGCGATGCGCTCGACCGCGTGCAGCGCGAGCTGGCCGCGATGCCGGGGCTGACCGTGCTGCTCTACGACCAGACCTGCGCGGCCGAGAAGCGGCGCCGGCGCAAGCGCGGCACCTTCCCGGATCCCGACAAGCGCGTGTTCATCAACGAACTGGTCTGCGAGGGCTGCGGCGATTGCGGCGTGCAGTCGAACTGCGTCGCGGTCGCGCCGGTCGAGACCGAGTTCGGCCGCAAGCGGCAGATCGACCAGTCGAGCTGCAACAAGGACTTCTCCTGCGTGAAGGGCTTCTGCCCGAGCTTCGTCACCGTCCACGGCGCCAAGCCGAAGCGGGCGCTGGCGACGACGGGAGCCAACGGGCCAGACCTGCCCGAGCCGGACCTGCCGACGCTCGACCGCACCTATGCGGTGATCGTCACCGGCGTCGGCGGCACCGGCGTGGTCACGGTCGGGGCGATCCTCGGCATGGCGGCGCATCTGGAGGGCCGCGGCATCGGCATCATCGACATGGCCGGCCTCGCCCAGAAGGGCGGCGCGGTGACGAGCCATATCCGCCTCGCCCCGACGCCCGGGGACATCACCACCATCCGCATCGCCGCCGGCGGCGCCGACCTGATCATCGGCTGCGATCTGGTCGTCACCGCCTCGCCCAAGGTGCTGGCGGCGATCGCCCCCGCGCGGACGGCGGTCGTGGTCAACACGCATGAGACCACCACCGGCGACGCGACCCGGCGGGCCGACTTCTCGCTGCCGACCGAACGGCTGATCCGCGCGATCCGCGAGCGCGCCGGGCCGGGCCTCAGCCGCTTCACCGAGGCGACGCGGCTCGCCACCGCGCTGCTCGGCGACAGCATCGGCGCCAACCTGTTCATGCTCGGCCTCGCCTGGCAGATGGGCCGCGTGCCGCTCGGCCGGCAGGCGATCGAGGAGGCGATCGCCCTGAACGGGGCCGCCGTCGCCTTCAACCTGGCGGCCTTCCGGCTCGGCCGGCAGGCCGCCGTCGATGCGGGCGCGTTGGAGGCCCAGATGCGGCCCGCCGCCGGCAGCCTCGATCACCGGCGGCTGTCGGAAAGCCTCGACGAGCGCATCGCGCGCCGCGTCGACCATCTGACCGCCTACCAGGACGCCGCCTATGCGGCGCGCTACCGGCAGCGGATCGAAGCGATCCGGGCCGCCGAGGCCCGAGTTATGCCCGGCCGCACGAGCCTCGCCGAGGCCGCGACCGTGTCGCTGTTCCGTCTGATGGCGGTCAAGGACGAGTACGAGGTGGCCCGGCTGCATGCCGACGGCCGGCTCGTCGAACAGCTCGGCGCCGCCTTCGAGAGCTGGGACCGGCTGGAGGTGCATCTGGCACCGCCGCTTCTCGCCCGAACCGATCCGGCCACCGGCCGGCCGGCGAAGATGCGCTTCGGCGCCTGGATGTTCCGGGTGTTCGGGCTGCTCGCCGTCGCCCGATCGCTGCGCGGCGGGCTCCTCGACCCGTTCCGCTGGACCGAGGAGCGGCGCATGGAACGCCGGCTGCTCGCCGAGCACGAGGCGCTCCTTGACGAGATCGCCCGCACTCTGACGCCGGCGAACCACGCCGCCGCCGTCGCGCTCCTGGAGGCGACCGCGACGATCCGTGGCTTCGGCCCGGTCAAGGCGGCCAACGTCAGGCAGTTCGAGGACGGGCAGGCGGCGCGTCTTTCGGCCTTCCGCAATCCCGCCCCGACGCCCCTGACGGCGGCCGCCGAGTAGCGGCGCCGGCCGAATGCAATCGATCCGGTCCCGCGTCGGCAGGACCGGATCGAAGACACGAATCCGGGATCGGCAGGACGGCGGCGGCGCGGCCGATCAGTCCTTGGCGCGTTCCACGTAGGAACCGTCCTCGGTCATCACGACCACGCGGGTACCGGTCGAGATGTGCGGCGGCACCATGGTGCGCACGCCGTTCGACAGGGTCGCGGGCTTGTAGGAGGACGAGGCCGTCTGGCCCTTCATGGTCGGCTCGGTGTCGACGATCTCGAGGGTCACGCGCTGCGGCAGTTCGATCGAAACCGGGACGCCCTGATAGAGCGACAGCTGGACTTCCATGTTCTCGTGCAGATAGACCGCGCCGTCACCAATCACGTCCTTCGGCACGGCGATCTGCTCGAAGCTCTCCATGTTCATGAAGGTGTAGCCTTCGGCGTCCTCGTAGAGATACGTGAAGGGACGCTCGTCCAGGAAGGCGCGCTCGACCTGCTCGGTGGTCTTCCAGCGTTCGGACACCTTCACGCCGTCGGCGATCCGGCGCATGTCGACCTGCGTCGTCGGGGTGCCCTTGCCGGGATGGAAGCTCTCGGCGGAGAGAACGACATAGAGCTTGCCGTCGAGTTCGACGACATTGCCGCGGCGGAGCGCTTGAGCATTGACCTTCACGGGGCGACCTCGGAATGGTTTCGGTTAGGTCCGGACAATAGCCGGAGACCCCGGTCTCGCCGGGCGAGCGGGTCTTTCGGGCGTTTCTCTGACATTTTCGCGCCGAGAAGGGAAGTGGTTCGATGGAAGACGCCTCGCCTTGGTGGCAGAAAGCCCGCCATGCCGACCGCCGGCCGCGTCTCCTGGCGCGCAACCGGATCACGGCGGCGGTCCGTGACTGGTTCGCGGCCGAGGATTTCACCGAGGTCGAATGCGCGGCCTTGCAGGTCTCACCCGGCAACGAGACCCATCTGCACGGCTTCGCCACCGACCTGATCGGCCCGGACGGCGCCCCGCATCGCCGCTACCTGCACACCTCGCCCGAATTCGCCATGAAGAAGCTGGTCGCCGCCGGCGAGGCCCGCATCTTCGATTTCGCCCGGGTCTGGCGCAACCGGGAGCGCACCGCCCTGCACCACCCGGAATTCGTGATGCTGGAATGGTACCGCGCCGGCGTGCCCTACACGCGGTTGATGGAGGATTGCGCGGCGCTCCTGAGGCTCGCCGCCGGCATCACTGGCTTGCGTAACTGGAGCTATCGGGG includes these proteins:
- a CDS encoding HXXEE domain-containing protein, which gives rise to MPDVASRLVDRIAAHWVAAALASGVIFGLSALVLQPLLPAAIGLVLLAGPAYMLHQVEEHAGDRFRRFVNERVFGGVEALTTTDVLVINLPGVWGINLAALYGAVLAAPGWGLAAAYLMVVNAVSHIAMAVRLKAYNPGLVTAILLFLPIGGLALFRTPAGIGEHLAGLGIALAIHAAIALNALRRARKARNP
- a CDS encoding heavy metal translocating P-type ATPase — protein: MTAPAPAPAVVPPSGAGARDRSADPVVLDLTGMTCSACAVRIEKVLSRVPGVKQATVNLALETAEVRAPGVEGAALVAAVERAGYGATLRAEAARARRQALEAATAERRAEERRTLVVFAISAVLTLPFVVGMVPMAWGAHAHWLTPTLQLALATPVQIIAGWRFYVGAFKALRGFSANMDVLVALGTTAAYLFSVAMIATHGEHAAGHLYFEGSATILTLILAGKLMEARARRAASAAVASLMALRPDTAIRLAGDVQETVSIDDLRAGDRILVKPGERVAADGLVEEGASELDESLVTGESLPVAKGPGDKVTAGTINGSGALTVTVRAVGEDTVLARIARLVEQAQIAKAPVQKLVDRVAALFVPVIVAVALATFAGWVLVGADTEAAFVAAVSVLVIACPCALGLATPAALVAGTGAAAKAGILIKDIEALERAHAVDVVVFDKTGTLTAGHPAVTDVVVFGGRGDDMLRLAASVQAASEHPLAKAMVAAAFFKGLVLSPAREARAVTGRGVTAVVDGRRVAIGNAALMAELAVDTRLYAKELARLEAEAKTVVTVARDGEAVGLIAMADPIRPDSRAAVAALQARGIACRMLTGDAAPVAAAVGAALGLDGVEGPVPPERKAAAIGAMRRDGRIVAMVGDGINDAPALAAADVGIAIGTGADVALETAGITLMRPDPRLVPAALEIARATWAKIRQNLFWAFAYNVVGVPLAALGYLTPALAGAAMALSSVSVVTNALTLTRWKPTLTDGDPAKGPRPVAD
- the efp gene encoding elongation factor P, coding for MKVNAQALRRGNVVELDGKLYVVLSAESFHPGKGTPTTQVDMRRIADGVKVSERWKTTEQVERAFLDERPFTYLYEDAEGYTFMNMESFEQIAVPKDVIGDGAVYLHENMEVQLSLYQGVPVSIELPQRVTLEIVDTEPTMKGQTASSSYKPATLSNGVRTMVPPHISTGTRVVVMTEDGSYVERAKD
- a CDS encoding CobW family GTP-binding protein, translated to MSAAPISSATATAPIPVTVLTGYLGAGKTTLLNRILTEDHGKKYAVIVNEFGEVGIDNDLVVDTDEEVFEMNNGCICCTVRGDLIRIIEGLMKRKGSFDGILIETTGLADPAPVAQTFFMDDDVRARTRLDAIVTVVDALNLASRLDDAPEAEDQVAFADVILLNKVDLVTPEQLARVRSDIRAINPYARVIETERCKVDLGEILDKGAFDLTRILSVDPDFLVDDHHHHNEDVRSISLKAGDLDPEKFFDFVNRETQAQGPNILRLKGILAFKDDPDRYVVQGVHMIVEGDHQRPWKADEPRESRLVFIGRDLDWAGLRTGFEACRIAA
- a CDS encoding metal ABC transporter substrate-binding protein — translated: MAAALVVLPLGAGPTRAADPIPVVATFSILGDFVRQVGGDRVAVKILVGPNGDAHVYNPTPADAKSVAGAKVVFVNGLGFEGWMQRLVKASGTKAPIVTATTGITPREMADDDDDHDHDPKAKAKGKDAHAGHDHGATDPHAWQSVANAKTYIANVRDGLIAADPDGKATYEANAGAYLAKLETLEADVKGAIEKIPASERRVLTSHDAFGYFSGAYGITFLAPQGISTEAEATAKDVAKLIRQIKKEKVKAVFIENMTDGRIVERIAKETGIRLGGSIYSDSLSPETGPAATYIDMVRHNVKLLTAAMAGA
- a CDS encoding WD40 repeat domain-containing protein, with translation MPRLTPLALPAYVVAVTPLGGRTAFALGDGSVHLGNDAADLRAVQVHDGGILAAVPAPDGKSLITAGDDGRVMATDAEGATTLLFEKKGKWIDQLACGPQGAVAFASGRMAWVRLSDGKVVEFPHEKAVGGVAFLPKGLRLATATVDKAILHWVTAKGAPAELGWKGAHTGITVSPDGRFLVTTMQEMALHGWRIEDGKHMRMTGYPAKVKSVSWSPKGRWLATAGANAAILWPFSAKDGPMGKPPLQLGPYPKLATQVACHPTEEVVAIGYQDGMVLAVRFGDQAEVAMRHPSGEPVSALAWSPDGMTLAIGTESGAAGLVDIGAA
- a CDS encoding indolepyruvate ferredoxin oxidoreductase family protein, which translates into the protein MPRNAVTLDDKYDLSAERVFVSGTQALVRLTLMQKERDRRAGLNTAGYVTGYRGSPLGGLDQQFARAVKVLAPADVKFEAAINEDLAATALWGSQQLEVRGQGRFDGVFGIWYGKGPGVDRSGDVFRHANLAGTSPHGGVIALMGDDHTCESSTTAHHSEYAMVDAMMPVLNPAGVQEILDFGLYGWALSRYAGVWVGLKCVKDTVESTAVVDGRVDRVAPVVPAGHALPPGGLHLRPQDHPLAQEARLHEDKMPAVLAWLAANRLDRIVMAGGRAPRIGVVAAGKSWLDVLQALDDLGIDEVRAGELGLRLYKVACTWPLEPTGLARFAEGLDLIIVVEEKRALIETQIKDQLYGRRAAPQIVGKRDEAGHWLFPSKGALDTNDIAVAIGERILCHADDADIRARVARLAEAQRVLAAIEPVALRTPYFCAGCPHSTSTRVPEGHRAYAGIGCHFMAQWMDRATEGYTHMGGEGANWIGEAPFSKETHIFQNLGDGTYNHSGSMALRAAKAAGVNITYKILYNDAVAMTGGQAHDGGLTIADIARQVAAEGAVRVAVVTDEPDKYPPDTGFPPFTTIDHRDALDRVQRELAAMPGLTVLLYDQTCAAEKRRRRKRGTFPDPDKRVFINELVCEGCGDCGVQSNCVAVAPVETEFGRKRQIDQSSCNKDFSCVKGFCPSFVTVHGAKPKRALATTGANGPDLPEPDLPTLDRTYAVIVTGVGGTGVVTVGAILGMAAHLEGRGIGIIDMAGLAQKGGAVTSHIRLAPTPGDITTIRIAAGGADLIIGCDLVVTASPKVLAAIAPARTAVVVNTHETTTGDATRRADFSLPTERLIRAIRERAGPGLSRFTEATRLATALLGDSIGANLFMLGLAWQMGRVPLGRQAIEEAIALNGAAVAFNLAAFRLGRQAAVDAGALEAQMRPAAGSLDHRRLSESLDERIARRVDHLTAYQDAAYAARYRQRIEAIRAAEARVMPGRTSLAEAATVSLFRLMAVKDEYEVARLHADGRLVEQLGAAFESWDRLEVHLAPPLLARTDPATGRPAKMRFGAWMFRVFGLLAVARSLRGGLLDPFRWTEERRMERRLLAEHEALLDEIARTLTPANHAAAVALLEATATIRGFGPVKAANVRQFEDGQAARLSAFRNPAPTPLTAAAE